The Actinomadura sp. WMMB 499 genome includes a window with the following:
- a CDS encoding ABC transporter permease, with protein MRERGPPARVLRKASRMLFTSISRIGRSLLVVLLVSLAVVSLMSMAPGSVASVILGEDATPESIAALNAKLGMDQPFWAQYLDWLGNAVRGDLGTSPLTGQPVTEAIVERLPVTLQLAAMALAIALVVSVLLAVASAARPGSPVDRAINVLSSVFLSVPAFIAGPVLIYVLALQLGWFPVIGWSDLGEGIGANLRAALLPAISIALIEIAAFHRVLREDLIGTLQEDFVGAARAKGMGAVYVMFRHALRPSSMSLVTLAGINLGRLVGGTVIVETLFLLPGLGQLLTTSIVSRDLVMVQGVVVFVAVVYVVINTVVDLSYRLIDPRVRKVATA; from the coding sequence ATGCGGGAGCGCGGTCCGCCTGCAAGAGTGCTCAGGAAGGCGAGCCGTATGTTGTTCACCTCCATCAGCAGAATCGGCCGCAGTCTCCTCGTGGTGCTACTGGTCAGTTTGGCCGTGGTATCGCTGATGAGCATGGCGCCCGGTTCGGTCGCGTCGGTCATTCTAGGTGAAGATGCGACACCGGAATCGATCGCCGCGTTGAACGCGAAACTGGGAATGGATCAACCATTCTGGGCGCAGTATCTGGACTGGCTCGGCAACGCGGTCCGGGGCGACCTGGGAACCTCTCCGCTCACCGGGCAGCCCGTGACGGAAGCGATCGTGGAGCGGCTGCCGGTCACGTTGCAACTGGCCGCGATGGCGCTCGCCATCGCGCTGGTCGTCTCGGTGCTGCTGGCCGTCGCCTCCGCGGCGCGGCCGGGGAGCCCGGTCGACCGGGCCATCAACGTGCTGTCCTCGGTGTTCCTGTCGGTGCCGGCGTTCATCGCCGGTCCGGTGCTCATCTACGTGCTCGCGCTGCAGCTCGGCTGGTTCCCCGTCATCGGATGGTCGGATCTCGGCGAGGGCATCGGCGCGAACCTGCGCGCCGCGCTCCTGCCCGCGATCTCCATCGCCCTGATCGAGATCGCGGCCTTCCACCGCGTGCTGCGCGAGGACCTGATCGGAACGCTCCAGGAGGACTTTGTCGGCGCGGCCAGGGCGAAAGGGATGGGGGCGGTCTACGTGATGTTCCGGCACGCGCTGCGGCCGTCGTCGATGTCGCTGGTCACCCTCGCGGGGATCAATCTCGGCCGGCTCGTCGGCGGGACGGTGATCGTGGAGACGCTGTTCCTGCTGCCGGGCCTCGGTCAATTGCTGACGACCTCGATCGTCTCGCGCGATCTGGTCATGGTGCAGGGAGTGGTGGTGTTCGTCGCGGTGGTCTATGTCGTGATCAACACGGTGGTCGACCTGAGCTACCGATTGATCGACCCCCGGGTCAGGAAGGTGGCGACGGCGTGA
- a CDS encoding ABC transporter substrate-binding protein: MIRTRRHLAVAMACVAALVTAACSGPATETSTGPSGPTGPPVRGGTARLLMINEPRSLDPAALSNVWAYEAALGNALYGTLMTNDVRTGEIGYKMAESFTTDDDGKSFVLKLREGLTFSDGESLDAAAVKFNWDRIRDPATASSSLRYAAQIASTEVVDATTLRIRLRAQVPSYAQNVVVGAMNWIASPAALKQGRRAFDARPIGAGPFVLESWSRQDKIELERNPRYWDAPKPYLDGITVRSTADTMQRLSTLLSGDVDVVVDTSWKSIAKAREAGFATDVVEMSGGQALFMNTRRPPFDDIRARRAVSAAMDVDATNLSQYNGHGEVPRRLFAESSPFYSDVELRKHDKALAQKLFDELAAEGEPVSFTFTAQNSTESLGVAESVQAQLGAFENVDVEIRTIASAETAKVYGSHDFEMLISSTLMVDPEPQLWAGYHGRSRSNMSGVDDPQLNAALEKGRTSSSLEERKAAYKVVQERVAALVPAIYYTRAAPAVETAANVHGAEQYGFGSLLPEELWMER; the protein is encoded by the coding sequence ATGATCCGAACCAGACGTCACCTGGCAGTCGCGATGGCCTGCGTCGCGGCACTGGTCACGGCCGCGTGCAGCGGCCCGGCGACCGAAACCTCCACCGGGCCGAGCGGCCCGACCGGCCCGCCCGTGCGGGGCGGCACCGCCCGCCTGCTCATGATCAACGAACCGCGCAGCCTCGATCCCGCCGCGCTCTCGAACGTGTGGGCCTACGAGGCCGCCCTCGGCAACGCCCTGTACGGAACGCTGATGACCAACGACGTGCGGACGGGCGAGATCGGCTACAAGATGGCCGAGAGCTTCACCACCGACGACGACGGCAAGAGTTTCGTGCTGAAGCTGCGCGAGGGGCTGACGTTCTCGGACGGTGAGTCGCTGGACGCGGCCGCCGTGAAGTTCAACTGGGACCGGATCCGGGACCCGGCCACCGCGTCGTCCTCCCTGAGGTACGCGGCGCAGATCGCCTCGACCGAGGTGGTGGACGCCACGACCCTGAGGATCAGGTTGCGCGCCCAGGTCCCGAGCTACGCGCAGAACGTGGTGGTCGGGGCGATGAACTGGATCGCGTCGCCGGCGGCGCTGAAGCAGGGGCGGCGGGCCTTCGACGCCCGCCCGATCGGCGCGGGGCCGTTCGTCCTGGAGTCGTGGTCGCGCCAGGACAAGATCGAGCTGGAGCGGAACCCCCGCTACTGGGACGCCCCCAAGCCCTACCTCGACGGCATCACCGTGCGTTCCACCGCCGACACCATGCAGCGGCTGAGCACCCTGCTCAGCGGTGATGTCGACGTCGTCGTGGACACGAGCTGGAAGTCCATCGCCAAGGCGCGCGAGGCCGGCTTCGCGACGGACGTCGTGGAGATGAGCGGTGGCCAGGCGCTGTTCATGAACACGCGCAGGCCGCCGTTCGACGACATCCGGGCGCGCCGGGCCGTGTCCGCGGCCATGGACGTCGACGCGACGAACCTGTCCCAGTACAACGGGCACGGTGAGGTCCCGCGGCGGCTGTTCGCGGAATCCTCGCCGTTCTACTCGGACGTCGAGCTGAGAAAGCACGACAAGGCGCTCGCGCAGAAGCTGTTCGACGAACTGGCCGCCGAGGGCGAGCCCGTCTCGTTCACCTTCACCGCCCAGAACAGCACGGAGTCGTTGGGCGTGGCGGAGAGCGTCCAGGCGCAGCTCGGCGCGTTCGAGAACGTCGACGTCGAGATCCGGACGATCGCCAGTGCGGAGACCGCCAAGGTCTACGGCTCCCACGATTTCGAGATGCTCATCTCCTCGACCCTGATGGTGGATCCCGAGCCGCAGCTGTGGGCGGGCTACCACGGCCGGTCCCGCTCCAACATGTCGGGCGTCGACGACCCGCAGCTGAACGCGGCGCTCGAGAAGGGGCGGACCTCGTCGTCCCTGGAGGAGCGCAAGGCCGCGTACAAGGTGGTGCAGGAGCGGGTGGCCGCGCTCGTCCCCGCCATCTACTACACCCGTGCCGCGCCCGCCGTGGAGACGGCCGCGAACGTCCACGGCGCCGAGCAGTACGGGTTCGGCTCGCTGCTGCCCGAAGAACTCTGGATGGAGCGGTGA
- a CDS encoding flavin reductase family protein, whose translation MCLRNSSSTWPRLRRGRRLGVSVLAEQHNDACRALSLRSGDRFAGVDWSACAAGAVFVLGAVAWLECSIEEELPAGDHTIALLAVHALRVDAGRRPLIFHGSRFGRLLAA comes from the coding sequence GTGTGCCTGCGGAACTCCTCGTCCACCTGGCCCCGGCTCCGCCGGGGCCGGCGGCTCGGCGTCAGCGTCCTGGCCGAGCAGCACAACGACGCGTGCCGCGCCCTGTCGCTGCGGTCCGGCGACCGGTTCGCCGGGGTCGACTGGAGCGCCTGCGCGGCGGGGGCGGTGTTCGTCCTGGGGGCGGTCGCCTGGCTGGAGTGCTCGATCGAGGAGGAGCTCCCGGCGGGCGACCACACGATCGCGCTGCTGGCCGTCCACGCACTGCGGGTCGACGCCGGCCGCCGCCCGCTGATCTTTCACGGCAGCCGGTTCGGACGGCTTCTCGCCGCCTGA
- a CDS encoding acyl-CoA reductase — MTAIQTEPQAGGAVPAPFFQRGELVEGHDATHRSRDLGVAFATPRIVMDGLVHPRAEVPPLLNVPLAEIIDFLVETGERIRDPRNPFMRECIDRMSTTHILPRPVLEAQVGAAAAYLDKRLLETVVEQNFPDPRALDGWVPKQDFTGRKSFVRAFAPRLIHVLPGNSPGVAVKSIAQGAMVKAVNLFKMSSSDPFTTVAILRTMAAIDPAHPIVTSMSAVYWRGGDDTVERVLYRPQYFDKIVAWGGGDAINNVIKYLGPGFQLVSFDPKTSISMVGGEAFASEGTLDRAASLAASDVMVLNQEACVASRFVFLEGDRDDADRFCARLYRHIAAKAAESGDTRPLERDLREQIDTLMMLDDDYRTWGRTDGTGLVIRSDEPVDFHPINKVVNVVRVDSLDDAVRFVNVATQTIGFYPSERTAGYRDRLASGGAQRIVRLGEAGPGTIGNPHDAMYPLHRFVHWMAHEDGTVPG, encoded by the coding sequence ATGACCGCGATCCAGACCGAGCCGCAGGCCGGCGGCGCCGTGCCCGCGCCGTTCTTCCAGCGCGGCGAACTGGTCGAGGGCCACGACGCCACGCACCGTTCCCGCGACCTCGGCGTCGCGTTCGCGACGCCGCGCATCGTCATGGACGGTCTGGTCCATCCGCGCGCCGAGGTGCCGCCGCTGCTGAACGTCCCGCTCGCGGAGATCATCGACTTCCTCGTCGAGACCGGGGAGCGCATCCGCGACCCCCGGAACCCGTTCATGCGCGAGTGCATCGACCGCATGTCGACCACGCACATCCTGCCGCGCCCGGTGCTGGAGGCGCAGGTCGGTGCGGCGGCCGCCTATCTCGACAAGCGGTTGCTGGAGACCGTGGTCGAGCAGAACTTCCCCGACCCCCGGGCGCTGGACGGATGGGTCCCCAAGCAGGACTTCACCGGACGCAAGAGCTTCGTGCGGGCGTTCGCGCCCCGGCTGATCCACGTGCTGCCGGGCAACTCTCCGGGCGTCGCGGTCAAGTCCATCGCCCAGGGCGCGATGGTCAAGGCCGTCAACCTGTTCAAGATGTCGTCCAGCGACCCCTTCACCACGGTGGCGATCCTGCGGACCATGGCCGCCATCGATCCGGCCCACCCCATCGTCACGTCGATGTCGGCGGTGTACTGGCGCGGCGGCGACGACACGGTGGAGCGCGTGCTGTACCGCCCCCAGTACTTCGACAAGATCGTCGCCTGGGGCGGCGGCGACGCGATCAACAACGTGATCAAGTACCTGGGCCCCGGCTTCCAGCTGGTGTCGTTCGACCCCAAGACCTCGATCTCGATGGTCGGCGGGGAGGCGTTCGCCTCGGAGGGGACGCTCGACCGCGCGGCCTCGCTGGCCGCCTCCGACGTCATGGTCCTCAACCAGGAGGCCTGCGTCGCCAGCCGGTTCGTCTTCCTCGAGGGCGACCGGGACGACGCCGACCGCTTCTGCGCGCGCCTGTACCGGCACATCGCGGCGAAGGCGGCCGAGTCCGGTGACACCAGGCCGCTGGAGCGGGACCTGCGCGAGCAGATCGACACGCTGATGATGCTCGACGACGACTACCGGACCTGGGGCAGGACCGACGGCACGGGCCTGGTGATCCGCTCCGACGAGCCCGTGGACTTCCACCCGATCAACAAGGTCGTCAACGTGGTCCGGGTGGACTCCCTCGACGACGCGGTGCGGTTCGTCAACGTTGCGACGCAGACGATCGGGTTCTACCCCTCCGAGCGGACGGCCGGCTACCGCGACCGTCTCGCGAGCGGCGGCGCCCAGCGCATCGTCCGGCTGGGCGAGGCGGGGCCCGGCACCATCGGCAATCCGCACGACGCCATGTATCCGCTCCACCGCTTCGTGCACTGGATGGCGCACGAGGACGGCACCGTGCCGGGCTGA
- a CDS encoding ABC transporter ATP-binding protein has protein sequence MNAEPVLQVRNLHAYIGTRRGVVRAVQDVSLHVDRGQSLGVVGESGSGKSMMARTIMDRLPRRAVCSGEVLFHGRDLLGMSRKQRSEIWGKQVAMVFQDPGRSLNPVVRVERQLTEGMRKLLGVGRSEARGRAIDLLREVGVPDPERRLRAYPHELSGGMRQRVMIAIALACEPDLLIADEPTTALDVTIQRQILDLLRRVQRDRGMSLLLISHDLAVVAGQTDRVAVMYAGRLAEVGETRRVFDTPRHRYTHALLEATPTLEHERNAPLRLIPGTLPDPTNLPEGCRFTARCLHADDECRDPGPVMEPIAPDHLVACVRPVTAPAVADLEGADLDGR, from the coding sequence ATGAACGCTGAACCGGTGCTGCAGGTGCGGAACCTGCACGCCTACATCGGCACCCGCCGGGGCGTCGTCCGGGCGGTGCAGGACGTGTCCCTGCACGTCGATCGCGGCCAGTCGCTGGGGGTCGTCGGCGAGTCGGGATCCGGGAAGTCGATGATGGCCCGGACGATCATGGACCGGCTGCCGCGCCGGGCGGTCTGCTCCGGGGAGGTGCTCTTCCACGGCCGGGACCTGCTCGGCATGTCCCGCAAGCAGCGGTCCGAGATCTGGGGCAAGCAGGTCGCGATGGTGTTCCAGGACCCCGGCCGGTCCCTCAACCCGGTCGTGCGGGTGGAGCGCCAGCTGACCGAGGGGATGCGCAAGCTGCTCGGCGTCGGCCGCTCCGAGGCGCGCGGCCGGGCGATCGACCTCCTGCGGGAGGTCGGTGTGCCCGACCCCGAACGTCGGCTGCGCGCCTACCCGCACGAACTGTCCGGCGGCATGCGCCAGCGGGTGATGATCGCGATCGCCCTGGCGTGCGAGCCCGATCTGCTGATCGCCGACGAGCCGACGACCGCCCTGGACGTCACGATCCAGCGGCAGATCCTGGACCTGCTGCGCCGGGTGCAGCGCGATCGCGGGATGTCGCTGCTGCTGATCAGCCACGACCTCGCCGTCGTCGCCGGGCAGACCGACCGGGTCGCGGTGATGTACGCGGGGCGGCTCGCCGAGGTGGGCGAGACCCGCCGGGTGTTCGACACGCCCCGGCACCGCTACACCCACGCCCTGCTGGAGGCGACGCCCACCCTCGAGCACGAGCGCAACGCCCCGCTCCGGCTGATCCCCGGAACGCTGCCGGACCCGACGAACCTGCCGGAGGGGTGCCGGTTCACGGCGCGCTGCCTGCACGCCGACGACGAGTGCCGCGATCCGGGTCCGGTCATGGAACCGATCGCGCCGGACCACCTGGTGGCCTGTGTCCGTCCGGTGACCGCACCCGCGGTCGCGGACCTGGAAGGAGCGGATCTCGATGGCCGGTAG
- a CDS encoding ABC transporter permease encodes MTQSPSTAGRLALPVVPQVRKPRSVLVYLAYTWLIAVIGMALFAGLLPLAPYITAVGTPHQGPQWGSLELSMGTDYLGRSIFSRAVHGAQVSLVVGVLASVIGFTVGGLLGMLAGYFGGRLDAVVRLLTDAMLAFPPLILLMALSSILTPSLETLLMGLTLLVIPTFVRLARANTLVWSAREFVLAARNMGAGHRPILLKEILPNVLPSLGAYLPIVMAALIVAEGSLSFLGLGIPPPTPSWGGMINDGKDAITDTPHMVLMPALVIFLTVFSLNLAGDHLRRRFDRTLHD; translated from the coding sequence GTGACACAGTCACCGTCCACCGCGGGCCGCCTCGCGCTTCCGGTCGTCCCGCAGGTGCGCAAACCCCGGTCGGTCCTGGTCTATCTGGCGTACACGTGGCTGATCGCGGTGATCGGCATGGCGCTGTTCGCGGGCCTGCTGCCGCTGGCGCCCTACATCACGGCGGTGGGAACGCCGCACCAGGGCCCGCAGTGGGGCTCCCTCGAACTGTCGATGGGGACGGACTACCTGGGCCGGTCCATCTTCTCGCGGGCGGTGCACGGAGCGCAGGTCTCGCTCGTCGTCGGTGTCCTCGCGAGCGTGATCGGGTTCACCGTCGGGGGCCTCCTCGGGATGCTCGCCGGCTACTTCGGCGGACGGCTCGACGCGGTGGTGCGGCTGCTGACCGACGCGATGCTGGCGTTCCCGCCGCTGATCCTGCTGATGGCGCTGTCCTCCATCCTCACCCCCAGCCTCGAGACCCTGCTCATGGGGCTCACGCTGCTGGTGATCCCCACCTTCGTCCGGCTGGCGCGCGCGAACACCCTCGTCTGGTCGGCGCGGGAGTTCGTGCTGGCGGCGCGGAACATGGGAGCGGGCCACCGCCCGATCCTGCTGAAGGAGATCCTGCCCAACGTGCTGCCCTCGCTCGGGGCCTACCTGCCGATCGTGATGGCCGCGCTGATCGTGGCGGAAGGGTCGCTGAGCTTCCTCGGGCTGGGCATCCCGCCACCGACGCCGAGCTGGGGCGGCATGATCAACGACGGCAAGGACGCCATCACCGACACCCCGCACATGGTGCTCATGCCCGCACTGGTCATCTTCCTGACCGTGTTCTCGCTGAACCTGGCCGGCGACCACCTCCGGCGCCGCTTCGACCGGACCCTGCACGACTGA
- a CDS encoding ABC transporter ATP-binding protein: MAGSGTAHLRGDRALLSVHELVVEYPGRAGTVQAVSDISFDVLPGETLGIVGESGCGKSTTGRALLRLDRLTSGRIRFDGEWIERAGERRMRELRRRMQMIFQDPVASLNPRRAVKDIVVEGLTVTGASAAERAEKSADVLAKVALSDERFVGMLPRQLSGGQAQRVAIARALAVGPQLLLCDEPVSALDVSVQAQILNLISELKAEYDLTVVFIAHDLGVVRTISDNVMVMYLGKVCEFGDSAEVYASPAHPYTRALLDSVPLTDPDERFTGPALEGDMPSPLSPPTGCRFRTRCPLAQDRCAAEEPQVREIREGQYAACHFPLVEPAGQPA, encoded by the coding sequence ATGGCCGGTAGCGGGACGGCGCACCTGCGCGGGGACCGGGCACTCCTGTCGGTGCACGAGCTGGTCGTCGAGTATCCGGGCAGGGCGGGGACGGTCCAGGCGGTCTCCGACATCAGCTTCGACGTCCTGCCCGGGGAGACGCTCGGGATCGTCGGAGAGTCGGGCTGCGGCAAGTCCACCACCGGGCGGGCCCTGCTCCGCCTGGACCGGTTGACTTCCGGGCGGATCCGCTTCGACGGCGAGTGGATCGAACGGGCCGGCGAGCGCCGGATGCGCGAGCTCCGCCGCCGGATGCAGATGATCTTCCAGGATCCGGTGGCCTCGCTGAACCCCCGCCGGGCGGTGAAGGACATCGTCGTCGAGGGCCTCACCGTCACCGGCGCGTCCGCCGCCGAGCGGGCCGAGAAGTCGGCGGACGTCCTGGCGAAGGTCGCCCTCTCCGACGAGCGGTTCGTCGGCATGCTGCCCCGGCAGCTGTCCGGCGGGCAGGCCCAGCGGGTCGCCATCGCCAGGGCCCTCGCGGTCGGCCCGCAGTTGCTGCTGTGCGACGAGCCGGTGTCCGCGCTGGACGTGTCCGTCCAGGCGCAGATCCTCAATCTCATCTCCGAGCTCAAGGCCGAGTACGACCTGACCGTCGTGTTCATCGCGCACGACCTCGGGGTCGTCCGCACCATCAGCGACAACGTCATGGTCATGTACCTGGGCAAGGTGTGCGAGTTCGGCGATTCCGCCGAGGTCTACGCCTCGCCCGCCCATCCCTACACCCGCGCCCTCCTCGACTCCGTCCCGCTGACCGATCCCGACGAGCGGTTCACCGGCCCCGCGCTCGAGGGCGACATGCCCTCGCCGCTGTCGCCGCCCACCGGCTGCCGGTTCCGCACCCGCTGCCCCCTGGCGCAGGACCGCTGCGCCGCCGAGGAGCCGCAGGTCCGCGAGATCCGGGAGGGCCAGTACGCCGCATGCCACTTCCCGCTGGTGGAGCCGGCCGGGCAGCCGGCCTAG